The Streptomyces sp. NBC_00440 genome contains a region encoding:
- a CDS encoding sensor histidine kinase: protein MTARPTCWWPRTLRGRLSLVAVATALLLMAILTVVFNTIVQQRLQHQADDHLRTRATAVATTVDTVGGSVRVLESPNDTLLDDNVWIYAGGLLLEHPPNSSDVQPLTRAADTLAGHGGQGCTTLHTGRTVRLCAVAVPTTDGAAPRAVVVTALDLAPYLSSADTMLFASIALDITMLACTYALTRLAVGRALRPVHTMTDQATRWSAADSDERFRGRAGPTELTQLGSSLDALLDRIRAVLRHEQQLTKELSHELRNPLARIVAELDWLQARPRSAQDTRTCHLAVADAAQSMQAICETLLDDARAGARSTPGTAVVLPVLNRLAEGPNGPRTPGLTVVGGDPEVSAGVSPALLERIVGPLLDNGLRHAESGVSLHASRLPDGVRIEVTDDGPGVPEPFVPYLFHPGRRAAPDDEHTGAGLGLSLARRLARSAGGDVRYDELHTTGARFVVSLPTG, encoded by the coding sequence ATGACAGCCCGTCCGACCTGCTGGTGGCCACGCACCCTGCGCGGCCGGCTCTCCCTGGTCGCGGTGGCCACCGCCCTGTTGCTGATGGCGATCCTCACTGTCGTCTTCAATACGATCGTCCAGCAGCGCCTCCAGCACCAGGCCGACGACCATCTGCGCACCCGGGCCACCGCTGTCGCCACGACGGTCGACACGGTTGGCGGCTCCGTAAGAGTGCTGGAATCGCCGAACGACACACTGCTGGACGACAACGTGTGGATCTACGCGGGCGGGCTCCTGCTCGAACATCCGCCGAACAGCTCCGATGTGCAGCCCCTCACCCGCGCCGCAGACACCCTCGCCGGACACGGCGGGCAGGGCTGCACCACCCTGCACACCGGCAGAACGGTCCGGCTGTGTGCCGTGGCCGTCCCGACGACCGACGGCGCCGCACCTCGCGCAGTCGTGGTCACCGCACTGGACCTCGCGCCCTACCTCAGCTCCGCCGACACCATGCTCTTCGCGTCCATCGCACTGGACATCACCATGCTGGCCTGCACCTACGCCCTCACCCGACTGGCAGTGGGGCGGGCACTGCGCCCGGTGCACACCATGACGGACCAGGCCACCCGATGGAGTGCCGCCGACTCCGACGAACGCTTCCGCGGCAGAGCGGGTCCGACCGAACTCACCCAACTGGGCAGCTCGTTGGACGCGCTCCTGGACCGCATACGGGCGGTGCTGCGACACGAGCAGCAGCTGACCAAGGAGCTGTCGCACGAGCTGCGCAATCCACTGGCCAGGATCGTCGCCGAACTCGACTGGTTGCAGGCCCGTCCCCGTTCGGCGCAGGACACCCGCACCTGCCACCTGGCCGTCGCCGACGCCGCGCAGTCCATGCAGGCGATCTGCGAGACCCTGCTGGACGACGCGCGCGCGGGCGCTCGCAGCACACCCGGCACCGCCGTCGTGCTGCCGGTGCTGAACCGGCTGGCCGAGGGCCCGAATGGCCCCCGCACTCCGGGGCTCACCGTCGTGGGTGGAGACCCGGAAGTATCTGCCGGGGTCTCCCCCGCGTTGCTCGAACGCATCGTCGGCCCGCTCCTCGACAACGGTCTGCGCCATGCCGAATCGGGCGTCAGCCTGCACGCTTCCCGCCTGCCGGACGGCGTACGGATCGAGGTCACCGATGACGGGCCCGGCGTGCCGGAGCCGTTCGTGCCGTACCTGTTCCACCCCGGGCGGCGCGCTGCCCCCGACGACGAGCACACCGGAGCGGGCCTCGGCCTGTCGCTCGCGCGACGCCTGGCCCGCTCCGCGGGTGGTGATGTGCGTTACGACGAACTGCACACCACCGGTGCACGGTTCGTGGTCAGTCTGCCGACCGGATGA
- a CDS encoding polysaccharide deacetylase family protein produces the protein MTTARTLLRAGAVTLPALAALHAAPVISTFGPLRNRLMPRLSGRGRSGHVALTFDDGPDHLSTPHFLRLLETRELCATFFLLGSMAVRSPRLVKAMHGAGHEIAVHGWAHRPLLLRGPRATYDDLARARDTIGGLTGTLPRLFRPPYGVMTTGTYLACRRLGLTPVLWSAWGEDWRARATPDSVYDTVARDLRGGATILLHDSDCTSATGSWRNTLGALPRILDTCREGGLRVGPLRDHTCTSPLEQGAPARSFLQGVVP, from the coding sequence ATGACCACGGCCCGAACCCTCCTGCGCGCCGGAGCCGTGACGCTGCCCGCGCTCGCCGCCCTGCACGCCGCGCCGGTCATCTCCACCTTCGGGCCGCTGCGCAACCGGCTCATGCCCCGCCTCTCCGGCCGAGGGCGATCCGGCCACGTCGCGCTCACCTTCGACGACGGCCCCGACCACCTCTCCACCCCGCATTTCCTGCGTCTGCTGGAAACCCGGGAGTTGTGCGCGACGTTCTTCCTGCTCGGCTCCATGGCGGTGCGCTCACCCCGGCTGGTGAAAGCCATGCACGGCGCCGGGCACGAGATCGCGGTCCACGGCTGGGCCCACCGCCCGCTGCTGTTGCGGGGCCCCCGGGCCACGTACGACGATCTGGCCCGTGCCCGCGACACGATCGGCGGCCTCACCGGCACCCTGCCCCGTCTGTTCCGGCCCCCCTACGGCGTCATGACCACCGGCACATACCTGGCATGCCGCCGTCTCGGCCTGACGCCGGTCCTGTGGAGCGCCTGGGGCGAGGACTGGCGTGCCCGGGCGACACCGGATTCCGTCTACGACACTGTCGCCCGCGATCTGCGCGGCGGAGCCACCATCCTGCTGCATGACTCCGACTGCACCTCCGCCACCGGATCCTGGCGCAACACCCTCGGTGCGCTGCCCCGCATCCTCGACACCTGCCGAGAAGGCGGTCTGAGGGTCGGACCGCTTCGCGATCACACCTGTACGAGCCCGCTGGAGCAGGGAGCACCCGCGCGGTCCTTTCTACAGGGTGTAGTACCTTGA
- a CDS encoding glycosyltransferase, translating into MIISASVGAGHDGAADELARGLQAAGILVDRHDFLDLLPARLGRLLSGGYHRLLTWAPTGYQRIYAATERTGRPGLLVRSLFRSAERRTLRAITPDTRAVVSTYPGAGQVLGAMRSRGLLGVPAITYLTDFSVHSLWVASGVDVHLAVHAIPAGQAHVQGAAGVTVTGPVAAARFTPATVEERRAARVRFALPERSPLALLVAGSWGVGPVEQVAAEIQESGSAVPVVVCGRNEALAERLRKAGVEHVYGWVDDMPDLMSAADVLVQNAGGLTSLEAFASGLPVASYRCIPGHGQTNAAALQEAGLATWIQDPASLKPVLDELLHGSLGHQQRARGLQLFRPGDGPVQAVAAVAKGAVPLRDRAESSMVRRPGRRVRLGVPVVTAAVAATVLLGVGAPMAEAYGDSPAHLGALTRFLDGHER; encoded by the coding sequence GTGATCATTTCGGCGAGTGTGGGCGCGGGGCATGACGGCGCGGCCGACGAACTGGCGCGAGGCCTCCAGGCCGCCGGGATTCTTGTGGATCGGCATGACTTCCTCGATCTGCTGCCCGCCCGGCTGGGGAGGCTGCTGTCCGGCGGATACCACCGGCTGCTCACCTGGGCGCCCACGGGATATCAGCGGATCTACGCCGCCACCGAACGCACCGGGCGCCCGGGGCTCCTGGTCCGCTCCCTGTTCCGTAGCGCGGAGCGCCGTACCCTGCGGGCCATCACCCCCGATACTCGCGCGGTCGTCTCGACCTACCCCGGAGCCGGTCAAGTGCTCGGCGCGATGCGCTCGCGAGGGCTTCTCGGGGTGCCCGCCATCACCTACCTCACCGACTTCTCCGTCCACTCCCTGTGGGTCGCGTCCGGTGTCGACGTACACCTCGCCGTACACGCGATACCGGCCGGACAGGCTCACGTCCAGGGTGCCGCCGGGGTCACGGTGACCGGCCCGGTGGCTGCCGCCCGATTCACCCCCGCCACCGTCGAGGAACGGCGTGCGGCACGCGTCCGCTTCGCTCTCCCCGAACGGTCCCCACTCGCGCTGCTGGTCGCCGGTTCCTGGGGGGTGGGTCCTGTGGAGCAGGTGGCCGCCGAGATCCAGGAGAGCGGTTCCGCGGTGCCCGTCGTGGTGTGCGGCAGGAACGAGGCCCTGGCCGAACGCCTCCGCAAGGCCGGTGTCGAGCATGTGTACGGCTGGGTGGATGACATGCCGGACCTCATGTCCGCCGCTGACGTCCTGGTGCAGAACGCGGGCGGCCTCACCTCGCTGGAGGCATTCGCCAGCGGCCTGCCGGTCGCGAGCTACCGCTGCATACCCGGTCACGGACAGACCAACGCCGCCGCACTCCAGGAGGCCGGTCTCGCCACCTGGATCCAGGATCCAGCCTCCCTCAAGCCGGTACTCGACGAACTGCTCCACGGCTCCCTCGGCCACCAACAGCGCGCCCGGGGGCTGCAGTTGTTCCGCCCCGGCGACGGCCCGGTGCAAGCCGTGGCCGCCGTGGCGAAGGGCGCAGTTCCCCTTCGGGACAGGGCGGAGAGCTCCATGGTCCGACGTCCCGGCCGACGCGTACGCCTCGGAGTCCCGGTCGTGACCGCTGCGGTCGCGGCCACCGTGCTGCTCGGCGTCGGCGCCCCGATGGCCGAGGCATACGGCGACTCCCCGGCGCACCTGGGCGCACTCACCCGATTCCTGGACGGACACGAACGATGA
- a CDS encoding PTS-dependent dihydroxyacetone kinase phosphotransferase subunit DhaM: MSALVGIVLVSHSAPVAAAVAELATGLAGGATTAPVAAAGGTPDGGLGTSSELISAAAAAVDRGAGVAVLVDLGSAVLTVKTLLAEGDELPDGTRLVDAPFLEGSVAAMVTASAGGDLDAVEAAAVEAYDYRKV, translated from the coding sequence ATGAGCGCCCTGGTCGGGATCGTCCTGGTGTCCCACAGTGCGCCGGTCGCGGCGGCTGTTGCCGAGCTGGCGACCGGTCTGGCGGGCGGGGCGACAACCGCTCCGGTCGCCGCCGCGGGCGGAACTCCGGACGGCGGCCTCGGTACCAGTTCGGAGCTGATCTCGGCGGCAGCCGCGGCAGTGGACCGGGGTGCCGGTGTGGCGGTCCTCGTGGATCTCGGCAGCGCGGTACTGACCGTGAAGACGCTGCTGGCCGAGGGCGACGAACTCCCGGACGGCACAAGGCTGGTGGACGCGCCGTTCCTGGAGGGTTCGGTGGCGGCCATGGTCACCGCCTCTGCGGGGGGAGACCTGGACGCGGTGGAGGCCGCGGCCGTGGAGGCGTACGACTACCGCAAGGTGTGA
- a CDS encoding BlaI/MecI/CopY family transcriptional regulator has protein sequence MSGQGAAGAGRRAPGELESEVLAALWAAGRPVGASTVREQVAGDPAYTTVLTILTRLHDKRLVTRERSGRSYLYSPVQDKAGHTAAGMRDLLDRGGDRAAVLARFVSELPAEDEQLLEQLLHGPAED, from the coding sequence GTGAGCGGGCAGGGCGCTGCGGGGGCAGGCCGACGGGCGCCCGGCGAACTGGAGAGCGAAGTCCTGGCGGCCCTGTGGGCGGCGGGAAGGCCGGTGGGCGCGAGCACGGTACGTGAACAGGTGGCCGGTGACCCCGCTTACACGACCGTCCTGACGATCCTGACCAGGCTGCACGACAAACGCCTGGTGACCCGTGAGCGCTCCGGCCGCAGCTACCTGTACTCACCGGTCCAGGACAAGGCCGGGCACACCGCGGCAGGAATGCGCGACCTGCTGGACCGTGGTGGAGACCGGGCTGCCGTCCTCGCCCGGTTCGTCTCCGAGCTTCCGGCCGAGGACGAGCAACTGCTGGAGCAGCTGCTGCACGGACCAGCGGAGGACTAG
- a CDS encoding response regulator transcription factor — protein sequence MQQQRILVVEDDHALRDVLRRGLRDEGFETVSAPDGASALRLATADIDGVVLDVGLPDADGRDVCQALRANGFLSPVVFLTAHHRLTDRLTGFSAGGDDYLPKPFHLAELAARLRAALKRTGPPSPTATGDLVLDAVRHSMTVRGTSAGLTPTEFRLLAALMAAAGAIVRRRELIRAGWPEGAQVSDNTLDQYLTRLRRKLRDAGSELTISTARGVGHRLS from the coding sequence GTGCAGCAGCAGAGGATCCTGGTCGTCGAGGACGATCACGCCTTGCGGGACGTCCTGCGGCGCGGCCTGCGCGACGAGGGCTTCGAGACGGTCTCCGCACCTGACGGCGCGAGCGCCCTGCGGCTGGCGACAGCCGACATCGACGGGGTGGTGCTGGACGTGGGACTGCCCGATGCCGACGGACGGGATGTGTGCCAGGCACTGCGGGCGAACGGTTTCCTCTCCCCCGTCGTCTTCCTGACCGCCCATCACCGGCTCACCGACCGGCTGACCGGATTCTCGGCGGGCGGCGACGACTACCTGCCGAAACCGTTCCATCTCGCCGAGCTCGCCGCCAGGTTGCGGGCCGCACTCAAGCGGACCGGACCACCCTCCCCCACCGCGACGGGCGACCTGGTCCTGGACGCCGTCCGGCACTCGATGACGGTCCGGGGCACCTCAGCCGGGCTGACCCCGACGGAGTTCCGACTGCTGGCCGCACTCATGGCAGCGGCGGGGGCGATCGTCCGCAGGCGCGAGCTGATCAGGGCGGGCTGGCCGGAGGGCGCCCAGGTCAGTGACAACACCCTGGACCAGTACCTCACCCGGCTGCGCCGGAAGCTCCGCGACGCGGGCAGCGAGCTGACGATCAGCACCGCGCGCGGTGTCGGTCACCGCCTCTCATGA
- a CDS encoding COG4705 family protein produces the protein MTSDTYSRPGAARGHGLRWNKVPEVTVYFWVIKVLCTTVGETGADYLNSQLGLGLTGTSLVMSVLLVVALVVQFRCTAYRPGIYWLAVVLISVVGTLISDNLTDNVGVPLQDTTAVFAVVLAVVFVAWFRAERTLSIHNIDTVSREVYYWLAVLFTFALGTAAGDLVAEQLALGYWVSAVLFALAIAAIGVAHFAMGLNAVWSFWIAYVLTRPLGASMGDYLSQPTGDGGLGLGTVVTSVLFLAVILGLVVYLTVARRDATEPRELIRSAD, from the coding sequence ATGACATCCGATACGTACAGCAGGCCCGGCGCAGCTCGTGGTCACGGTCTGCGCTGGAACAAGGTTCCCGAGGTCACCGTCTACTTCTGGGTGATCAAAGTGCTCTGCACGACGGTCGGCGAGACCGGGGCCGACTATCTCAATTCCCAGCTGGGGCTGGGGCTGACCGGTACCTCGCTCGTGATGAGTGTGTTGCTGGTGGTGGCCCTGGTCGTGCAGTTTCGCTGCACCGCCTACCGGCCGGGGATCTACTGGCTGGCTGTGGTGCTGATCAGTGTGGTCGGAACCCTGATCAGCGACAATCTGACCGACAACGTGGGAGTGCCGCTGCAGGACACCACCGCTGTGTTCGCCGTGGTGCTCGCGGTGGTGTTCGTCGCCTGGTTCAGGGCCGAGCGGACGCTCTCCATCCACAACATCGACACGGTGAGCCGGGAGGTCTACTACTGGCTTGCTGTGCTGTTCACCTTCGCGCTGGGCACGGCCGCCGGTGACCTCGTCGCCGAGCAACTGGCCCTGGGCTACTGGGTGTCCGCGGTGCTGTTCGCGCTGGCCATCGCCGCGATCGGGGTGGCGCACTTCGCGATGGGCCTGAACGCCGTATGGAGTTTCTGGATCGCCTATGTGCTCACGCGCCCGCTGGGAGCATCCATGGGTGACTACCTCTCGCAGCCGACCGGCGACGGCGGGCTCGGCCTGGGAACCGTGGTGACCAGTGTGTTGTTCCTGGCGGTGATCCTGGGACTGGTCGTGTATCTGACCGTCGCGCGACGGGATGCGACGGAGCCCAGGGAGCTCATCCGGTCGGCAGACTGA
- a CDS encoding isocitrate lyase/PEP mutase family protein — MRHGNALRDAIGAAGTTPLIGVYDMYSASIAASHYDGMFVSGFGFAASHYGLPDIGFIAWPDMLAFVERLRGAFPAHHLLVDVDDGYGDPEVACHVVRRLERVGASGVILEDQKRPRRCGHVAGKQILPLDEYLDKLERVLACRTDLLVVARTDATDEDEILRRAKALAATDADVVLVDGVRDVAAIRRIRESIGDKPLLFNQIAGGRSPRLSLPELGEVGVDVAIYSTPCLFAAHEAMDRALAGLRAADGRLPAAEDEHGIGVVQSIELLNRNLRGTAPAL; from the coding sequence ATGCGTCACGGAAACGCGCTGCGCGATGCGATCGGTGCGGCGGGAACGACGCCCTTGATCGGCGTGTACGACATGTACTCGGCCTCGATCGCGGCCTCGCACTACGACGGGATGTTCGTGTCGGGCTTCGGCTTCGCGGCATCTCACTACGGGCTGCCGGACATCGGGTTCATCGCCTGGCCGGACATGCTGGCCTTCGTGGAGCGGCTCCGCGGAGCCTTTCCGGCCCATCATCTGCTGGTGGATGTCGATGACGGCTACGGCGATCCGGAAGTGGCCTGCCACGTCGTGCGGCGTCTGGAGCGTGTCGGCGCATCGGGTGTGATCCTGGAGGACCAGAAGCGCCCCCGCCGGTGCGGACACGTGGCCGGGAAGCAGATCCTGCCGCTCGACGAGTACCTCGACAAGCTGGAGCGTGTGCTGGCCTGCCGGACCGATTTGCTGGTGGTGGCGCGGACGGATGCCACCGACGAGGACGAGATCCTGAGGCGGGCCAAGGCGCTGGCGGCCACCGACGCGGACGTGGTGCTGGTCGACGGGGTGCGCGATGTTGCGGCGATCCGGCGCATCCGGGAAAGCATCGGCGACAAACCCCTGCTGTTCAACCAGATCGCGGGAGGCCGCTCCCCGCGGCTTTCCCTGCCCGAGCTGGGCGAAGTCGGTGTCGACGTGGCGATCTACAGCACGCCCTGCCTGTTCGCCGCGCACGAGGCGATGGACAGAGCGCTGGCCGGCCTCCGGGCCGCGGACGGGCGACTGCCTGCCGCCGAGGACGAGCACGGCATCGGTGTCGTTCAGTCCATCGAGCTGTTGAACCGCAATCTTCGGGGCACGGCTCCTGCGCTATGA
- the dhaK gene encoding dihydroxyacetone kinase subunit DhaK, giving the protein MNMLINVPETVVADALRGMAAAHPELSVDVENRVVVRGDAPVAGKVALVSGGGSGHEPLHGGFVGRGMLSAACPGEVFTSPVPDQMVRAAAAVDSGEGVLFIVKNYTGDVLNFDMAAELAEDEGVRVAKVLVNDDVAVSDSTFTAGRRGTGATLFVEKLAGAAADEGASLERVEAVARKVCASARSFGVALSACSTPAKGGPTFDLPSGQLELGVGIHGEPGRERRAMMTSREIADYAVDAVLEDLRPDLPVIALVNGAGATPLLELYGFNAEVHRVLAERGVTVARTLVGNYVTSLDMAGCSVTLCQVDEELLRLWDAPVSTAALRWGC; this is encoded by the coding sequence ATGAACATGCTGATCAATGTCCCGGAAACGGTGGTCGCGGACGCCCTGCGAGGCATGGCGGCCGCGCATCCGGAGCTGTCCGTCGATGTCGAGAACCGGGTGGTCGTACGGGGCGACGCACCCGTGGCCGGGAAGGTCGCGCTGGTCTCGGGCGGCGGGTCGGGGCACGAGCCGCTGCACGGCGGGTTCGTCGGGCGCGGGATGCTCTCCGCCGCCTGCCCCGGCGAGGTGTTCACCTCTCCGGTGCCCGATCAGATGGTGCGGGCCGCAGCAGCCGTCGACAGCGGTGAAGGCGTGCTGTTCATCGTGAAGAACTACACGGGCGACGTGCTCAACTTCGACATGGCGGCCGAGCTCGCGGAGGACGAAGGCGTACGGGTCGCCAAGGTGCTGGTCAACGATGACGTGGCGGTGAGCGACAGCACCTTCACCGCCGGCCGGCGCGGCACCGGGGCCACTCTCTTCGTGGAGAAACTGGCGGGGGCCGCGGCCGACGAGGGCGCGTCGCTGGAGCGGGTCGAGGCCGTCGCCCGGAAGGTATGTGCCAGTGCGCGGTCCTTCGGGGTGGCTCTGAGCGCCTGCAGTACGCCCGCCAAGGGCGGCCCCACCTTCGATCTTCCGTCCGGGCAGCTGGAGTTGGGCGTCGGGATCCACGGCGAGCCGGGGCGTGAGCGGCGCGCGATGATGACCTCGCGGGAGATCGCGGACTACGCGGTGGACGCCGTCCTGGAGGATCTGCGGCCGGACCTTCCGGTCATCGCTCTGGTGAACGGCGCCGGGGCGACTCCCCTGCTGGAGCTGTACGGCTTCAACGCCGAGGTGCACCGGGTACTGGCCGAGCGTGGCGTGACCGTCGCCCGTACCCTCGTGGGGAACTATGTGACCTCACTCGACATGGCAGGCTGCTCGGTGACGCTCTGCCAGGTGGACGAGGAGCTGCTGCGGTTGTGGGACGCGCCGGTGAGCACCGCCGCGCTGCGCTGGGGCTGCTGA
- the dhaL gene encoding dihydroxyacetone kinase subunit DhaL, translated as MLDAEFFRRWMAGTAAAVDREADRLTELDSAIGDADHGSNLRRGFAAVQDALEKEAPQTPGAILTLAGRQLISTVGGASGPLYGTLLRRTGKTLGDSPSVDREQLSAALKAGTEAVGRLGGAASGDKTMLDALLPAADALGESFAAAAKAAGDGALATVPMLARKGRASYLGERSIGHQDPGATSSALLFGALAEAAA; from the coding sequence GTGCTCGACGCCGAATTCTTCCGCCGCTGGATGGCCGGGACGGCCGCGGCCGTCGACAGGGAGGCGGACCGGCTGACCGAACTCGACTCGGCCATCGGCGACGCCGACCACGGCAGCAATCTGCGGCGCGGGTTCGCCGCCGTGCAGGACGCGCTGGAGAAGGAGGCCCCGCAGACTCCGGGCGCGATCCTCACTCTGGCCGGCCGGCAGCTCATCTCCACCGTCGGCGGGGCGTCCGGACCGCTGTACGGGACGCTGCTGCGCCGTACCGGCAAGACGCTCGGCGACTCCCCCTCCGTCGACCGGGAGCAGTTGTCCGCTGCGCTGAAGGCCGGGACCGAGGCGGTGGGCCGGCTCGGTGGCGCGGCCTCGGGCGACAAGACGATGCTGGATGCGCTGCTGCCCGCTGCCGACGCGCTCGGGGAGTCCTTCGCCGCGGCGGCGAAGGCGGCGGGTGACGGTGCTCTCGCGACCGTACCGATGCTGGCGCGCAAGGGCCGGGCGAGCTATCTCGGCGAGCGCAGCATCGGGCACCAGGATCCGGGGGCGACGTCTTCGGCACTGCTGTTCGGCGCCCTGGCTGAGGCCGCCGCATGA